A genomic region of Eriocheir sinensis breed Jianghai 21 chromosome 42, ASM2467909v1, whole genome shotgun sequence contains the following coding sequences:
- the LOC127009872 gene encoding uncharacterized protein LOC127009872, with product MPPDVGQGKAGAQRVVAADGGRSRLCVGGSKVEADVAGVALWTEPLAEKMLARTSGCTEPLQGGAPKVSLGPWWVPQGDASPVAFSLRQVCTTAPRLVVVRPAGTFHGLGVLCSALGGAVPPAATLEAALPAFNESCEGPAGLLSWMGGDPAGGAAAEETCPAVAVGGDAARAACVRQLPCSVCVVPRAALYRLYGHDGSLFDQIFYLETEADGQPTFIGSSGSRLERAGDGWRLASVLHGRRWTLAEAAALPVGRRRWTEGGAQTLLALTVCRSGQFSCDDGQCVAQKARCNDIADCRDRSDEAECSVVVRPEGYDPYYPPPPRPGETSPLDLVYHVDVYSMDDITTEGGKATMNVGMTLTWHDPRIKFLNLKPDIKNYFPCDLVWTPSVRAVSGHGEGTVLQTNNYEKFCFVHANDEKVARPLTDPFMSHQAEGSTHAIQNYVGVLASTPCHFQLMRYPFDMQRCNISFMLMNAPWTRVFRKATPGQHVDYLDSRRVLLEYELYALTTEVGAFLQGTDNNTYFALTFHLRRLYGYHVTNSYFPSLLMFVISWATFFFQIEDFTNRIMIALTAQLVLAALFTSTNQSSVKTPYLKLIDVWYAAIITFCFVIVISQTVINVVLNAASLPRLAFLLVGLRGEDKAKVRRRNTLILSSHVNNLIVRVIFLNISAPKHTRLTRLS from the exons ATGCCGCCGGACGTCGGCCAAGGGAAGGCTGGCGCCCAGCGGGTCGTGGCGGCGGATGGTGGAAGGAGTCGGCTGTGTGTGGGTGGCAGCAAAGTGGAGGCGGACGTGGCGGGCGTGGCGCTGTGGACGGAGCCGCTGGCCGAGAAAATGTTGGCGAGGACCTCGGGATGCACGGAGCCGCTGCAAGGAGGGGCGCCAAAGGTGTCTCTGGGTCCCTGGTGGGTGCCACAGGGTGACGCCTCGCCCGTCGCCTTTTCCTTGCGGCAGGTGTGCACCACCGCGCCGCGCCTGGTCGTGGTACGCCCAGCCGGCACATTCCACGGTCTCGGCGTGCTCTGCTCCGCCCTGGGCGGGGCCGTGCCGCCCGCCGCCACCCTAGAGGCTGCCCTCCCTGCCTTCAACGAGTCGTGTGAGGGCCCCGCGGGGCTACTCTCCTGGATGGGCGGTGACCCTGCTGGTGGGGCGGCGGCCGAGGAGACGTGTCCTGCCGTGGCGGTGGGCGGCGACGCGGCGCGGGCCGCGTGCGTGCGGCAGCTGCCATGTTCCGTCTGCGTCGTGCCGCGCGCCGCCCTCTACCGCCTCTACGGCCACGACGGCAGCCTCTTCGACCAGATCTTCTACCTGGAGACAGAGGCTGACGGCCAGCCTACTTTCATAGGCTCCAGTGGCTCGCGGCTGGAGCGCGCGGGCGACGGCTGGCGGCTAGCCTCGGTGCTGCACGGCCGCCGCTGGACtctggcggaggcggcggcgctgccggtggggcggcggcggtggacggAGGGCGGCGCGCAGACGCTGCTGGCGCTGACGGTGTGTCGCAGCGGCCAATTCTCCTGCGACGACGGCCAGTGCGTGGCGCAGAAGGCGCGCTGCAACGACATCGCGGACTGCCGGGACCGTTCCGACGAGGCCGAGTGCAGCGTGGTGGTACGCCCCGAGGGCTACGACCCCTACTACCCCCCGCCGCCGCGCCCCGGGGAGACGTCGCCCCTGGACCTGGTGTACCATGTGGACGTGTACAGCATGGACGACATCACGACGGAGGGCGGCAAGGCCACCATGAACGTGGGTATGACCCTCACCTGGCACGACCCGCGCATCAAGTTCCTCAACCTCAAGCCGGACATCAAGAACTACTTCCCGTGTGACCTCGTCTGGACGCCCAGTGTGCGGGCCGTGTCGGGCCACGGCGAGGGCACCGTGCTGCAGACTAACAACTACGAGAAATTCTGCTTCGTTCACGCTAACGACGAAAAGGTGGCGCGGCCCCTCACCGACCCCTTCATGA gCCACCAGGCAGAGGGCTCCACGCACGCCATCCAGAACTACGTGGGTGTGCTGGCATCGACGCCGTGCCACTTCCAGCTGATGCGTTATCCCTTCGACATGCAGCGCTGCAACATTTCCTTCATGTTGATGAACGCCCCATGGACTCGAGTGTTCCGCAAGGCCACGCCGGGGCAGCACGTGGACTACTTGGACTCG cGCCGCGTCCTGCTGGAGTACGAGCTGTACGCCCTCACCACGGAGGTCGGCGCCTTCCTGCAGGGCACCGACAACAACACCTACTTCGCCCTCACCTTCCACCTGCGGCGCCTCTACGGCTACCACGTCACCAACAGCTACTTCCCCAGCCTGCTCATGTTCGTCATCTCCTGGGCGACCTTCTTCTTCCAG ATCGAGGACTTCACCAACCGCATCATGATCGCTCTGACGGCACAGCTGGTGTTGGCGGCGCTCTTCACCTCCACCAACCAGTCCTCGGTCAAGACGCCCTACCTCAAGCTGATCGACGTGTGGTACGCCGCCATCATCACCTTCTGCTTCGTCATCGTCATCTCCCAGACCGTCATCAACGTGGTCCTCAACGCTGCCTCGCTCCCCCGCCTCGCCTTCCTGCTGGTGGGGCTGCGGGGCGAGGACAAGGCGAAGGTAAGGCGGCGGAACACACTGATTCTCTCCTCTCATGTGAACAATTTAATAGTCAGGGtcatattcttgaacatttcggctcccaaacacacacgcttgacaaggctttcgtag